Genomic DNA from Nonomuraea rubra:
GAGCTGACCCCCGCCAGGGAGGGCGTGTCCCAGTCGCGGGTCTCGGCGATGACCTCGAACGGCGAGCCTTCCAGGCCGAGCAGCGGGTTGAGCGGGTGGGCGTGCAGCGACGCGGGCAGCACCCGGTGCCGTACCGCGAGGACCGCCTTGATGAACGAGGCGATGCCGGCGGCCGAGTTGGCGTGCCCGATGTTGCCCTTCACCGAGCCGAGCCCGCACCACGCCGGCCCGGTGTCGCCGAACACCCGTCGCAGCGCGGCCACCTCGATGGGGTCGCCGAGCGCGGTGGCGGTGCCGTGCGCCTCGATGAGCCCGATCTCGCGCGGCGACGCGCCGGCCACCGCGAGCGCTTCGGCCACCGCCCGGGCCTGGCCGCGCATGGACGGCGCGGTGAACCCCGCCTTGTCGGCCCCGTCGTTGTTCACCGCCGAGCCGTGCAGCACGGCGAGCACCGGGTCGCCGCCGGCCAGCGCGTCGTCCAGGCGGCGCAGCACCACCACGCCCACGCCCTGGGAGTAGACGATGCCGGTGCCGTCCGCGCTGAACGGCCTGATCGTCCCGTCGGCCGCGTACACGCCGCCGGCGACGTGCACGTACCCCTGGCCCTGCGGAACGATCAGCGACACCCCGCCCGCGAGCGCGGTGTCGCACTCGCCGGACAGCAGCGACTGCGCGGCCAGGTGCACGGCGACCAGCGAGGTCGAGCAGCTCGACGCCACCGCCACCGCGGGGCCCGTGAGGTTCAGCCGGTAGGCCGTCTGCAGCGGCAGGTAGTCGGCCTGCGTGGAGATCGCCGTCTGCAGGCTGCCGAGCGGGTCCCGTCCCGCGCCGGTCGGGTCCCACCGGCCGGCGAGGTTGCTCGCCAGGTACGCGCTCTGCATGGCGCCCGCGAAGACGCCGACCGCGCCGGCCCCGCGTCCGCCGCCGTGGCCGGCGTGTTCCAGCGCGTGCCAGGCGCATTCGAGGAACAGGCGTTGCTGGGGGTCGAGCAGGGCCGCCTCGGCGTCGCTGAACCCGAACGGGTCGGGATCGAAGTCCGCCTGTCCCTCGATGAGCCCGCCCACCGGGACGAACCCTGGGTGGGCCCGTAACCTGCCCGGCACGCCGCGGGCGGCCAGCTCCTCGTCGGTGAACCTGGTCAGCCCGTCGCGGCCGTCCCGCAGCAGGTCCCAGTACGCTTCCGCGTCACGCGCGCCGGGGAAGCGGCAGGCCAGGCCGACGACGGCGATGCGGTTCTGCGCGGCGGTCATCCGGCGAGCTCCGCCGCCCGCGCCCGGGCCGCGCGGCGAGCGGCGGCCTGGTCGGAGGCGGGCTGGTCAGAGGCGGGCTGGTCAGAGGCGGGCTGGTCGGAGGCGGGCTGGTCAGAGGCGGGCTGGTCAGACGCCTGCCGGTCAGCGGCCTGCTGCGTCGGACGGGCCGGCTGGGCAGAGGCCGACTGGGTCGGTTGGGCAGGCGGGGCGGAGGCGGGATCGGGGGCCGGTGGCGGGCCTTCCCGCAGGGGCGGGGTGGCGTTGCCCGACGCCTGTCTGCGGGCGGTGATATAGGTGGCGAGCTCCCTGACCGTGGGCCGGGCGAACATGTCCACCACCGTCAGGCCCTCGTCGAGCTCGGCTCTCAGGGCGCGATGGGCGAGCACCATGGTCAGGGACGACGCTCCCAGCCGGAAGAAGGGCGTGCTCACGTCGACCGGCGTCTTGAGCAGCTCGCTGAACACCCTGGCCACCGCACGCTCCACCTGCGGATCGGGGCCCGCCTGTGACGTGGCGGGGGCGGCGGGCGGCGGTTCCCGGTGGGACGCGGGCTGCGGGCCGACGCTGGGCGTGGCGGCTTGCGGTGAGGTGGGTTGCGGCGTGGCAGGTTGCGGTGTTGTTGCGAGGTCACGGGTGGGTGGCGGACCGTCGGCGCCGCCCTCGACGACGAGCTCCATCACCCCGTCGGGCGACACGGTGAGGGTGAGACGCAGCCCACGGGCGAGGGTGGCGCTGATCGCCTGCGCAGGCGGCACTGTCGCAAGGGACGCCTGCGCATGCGCCACACTCACAGGGGGTTCCTGCGCAGGCGGCGCTGCCCCAGGGGATGCCTGCGTCTGGGTGCCGTCGCCGGGCACGACGGTCTCGTCCTTGTCCGGACTCCCGGATGACCGGTAGGGGTTGGCGAGGGCCTTGTAGTCGACCTTGCCGTTGTCGGTGATCGGCAAGGCGTCCGTGATCAGGAACCGGTTGGGCACCATGAACCCCGGCAGGCTCGCCCGCAGGGCCTCGGCCAGCTCGTCGTCCGACGGCGGCATCGCGGGATCGGCGGGCACCACGTGGCAGACCAGCCGGGGCCGGTCGTCGGGGCCGGGCACCGCGCGAGCCACCGCCTGCCGCACGGCCGGATGCCGGTCCAGGGTGGCCTCGATCTCGCCCAGCTCGATCCGGTGGCCCCGGATCTTGACCTGCCGGTCCAGCCGGCCGAGGAACTCTATCGTCCCGTCGTACCGCCAGCGGCCGAGGTCGCCGGTGCGGTAGAGGCGGCGGCGCAGGATCGGATGCGTGATGAACCGCTCGGCCGTCTGCCCGGGGTCGCCGACGTAACCGCGGGCCAGCCCGTCGCCGCCGATGTGCAGCTCGCCGGGCTCGCCCACCGGGCAGGGCCGGCCGTGCTGGTCGAGGATGTGGAAGGACTGGCCGCCCAGCGCCCTGCCGTACGGGATGCTCGGCCAGGACGGATCGACGGCTCCGATGGGGTGGCAGATCGACCAGATCGACGCCTCGGTCGCCCCGCCCAGGCTGACCACCTCGGCATCGGGGGCCAGCGCCCGCAGCCGGTCGGGCAGCGTCACCGGGATCCAGTCGGCCGACATGAACACCAGCCGCAGCGTGGAGAGCGCCTCCCTGACCACCTCCGGCTCCAGCTCCGCGTACTCCACGAGCATCTCCAGCAGGGCGGGAGCGGTGTTCCACACGGTGACGCGGTGGCGGGCCATCAGCTCCAGCCAGTGGCCGGGGTCGCGCTGGCGGTGGGCCTCGGGCAGGACGACGGCGCCTCCCGAGCCGAGCACCGAGAAGATGTCGTAGACGGACAGGTCGAAGCTGTACGCCGACAGGGCCAGCACCCGGTCGTCCGGGCCGAGGGGGAATCGGGCGTCGAGGTCGTCGAGGGTGGTGCGGGCGGCACGGTGCTCGATGGCCACCCCCTTGGGACGCCCGGTCGAGCCCGAGGTGAAGATCGCATAAGCGAGGTCGTCCGGCGCCGGCCGCCGCGGCTCCTCAGAGTCCGCCGCGGGCCTTCTCGCCTCCTCGGACTCCGGCGCGGGCCGCCGCGGCTCCCCGGAGGCCGAAAGCCCGAGTACGCCGTCGGCGTCGAGCCGGTGCACGCGGACGTGTTCCGGCCAGGCCGTGCCGTCGGCCTCCGGTGCCAGCAGCGCCGTCCGGATCGACGCCTGCTCTCTCAGCGACGCCACCCGGCCGGCGGGCCAGGAGGGTTCGACCGGCACGTACCCGGCTCCGCAGGCCAGTACGCCGAGCAGGGCGGTGACCTGGGCGAGGCCCTTGTCCGCCACGACCGCCACCAGGTCGCCCGGCCCGATCCCGAGCGCGGCCAGCGCGCGGCCGGTGCGGCGGGCTCGCTCGGCGAGGTCCCCCGCCGTCACCTCGCGGGTCAGGGTGAGCAGGGCGGGCGCGGCGGGGGCCCGTACGGCGGCGGCGCGCAGCGGGTCGTCCAGGAGCGGCCCGGCCCCGCCGAACGCCCCGCCCGCCACGTCCTCGTCGGCGAGGAACGACGGGTCCCAGCCGAGCGCCGGGTCGGTCCACAGCTCCGGCTCGCCGGCCAGCCGCCGCAGGAGACGGACGTGCGCGGCCAGCATCCCGTCGACGAACCCGGCCGGCAGCGCCCCGTCCACGGCGTCCCACGCGATGCGGAGCCTGCCGTCCTCGTCCCAGACGATGTGGTCCAGCATCACCTGGGGCGTCTGCGAGACGCCGAAGACCTCGGTGCCGAGCCAGGCGGCAGGCGGCTCACCGGTCCCCGCCAGGCCGACGCCGCTGGTGAAGACCACGGTGTGGGTGGGGATGGGCAGTCCCGTGGCCTCGTCGGTGACCCTGGGACGCTCCCCCGACTCGATCGCGGCACGCAGCGCCTCCATCCCGGAGACGGCCCGGTGGTCGAGATCGGCCCAGAACTGGCGGTTGACGGCCGCGGCGTAGCCGGCGAAGCCGTACCAGCGGCCGGGGTCGGCGACGGGGATCTCCACGAGCACGGTGCTGGTGAAGTCGCCGACGATGCCGTCCAGGCCCGGGGTGTCGTCACCGCGGGCCAGGTCGTCGCGGTCGAAGAGGGTGGTGTTGAGGCAGAACGACTCTCGGGCGCCCCAGCGCTGCAGCACCAGGCCGAAGGCGGCCAGCAGCAGGCCGGTGGGGCTCAGCCCGTGCGCGGCGCCCTGCTTGCGCAGCTGCGCCCACTCCTCCGCGGGCAGGTCGGCGGCGTGCCGGACGAGGCGGTGGCCGCTGAACCCGGCCGGGCCGCGGGTCCAGGGCAGGGCGGGACCGTCCGGCAGGCCGGGTGCGCGGCGGGCCCAGTAGGCG
This window encodes:
- a CDS encoding non-ribosomal peptide synthetase, with translation MSSATVEEVLACLADVLELRPSDLDPDAPLTALGLESFTAVRLRRRLLEESGLELPLTAFLGSATARTVAAGIVPDEPAQGGESFPLTPIQTAYLVGRDPAFPLGGVATYYYFEYDRVPQEPQEADLDRLQSAWNRLVRRHPMLRMVVGADARQTVLDQVPDYVFARTDLRGESPERVERALEALRAECSHQVLPADRWPLFDLRAALLPDGRTRLFVGVDVLALDLMSWMRLMREWGRYTADPGLELPAPPLGFADLVRRRLEDPAELRRRELDSAYWARRAPGLPDGPALPWTRGPAGFSGHRLVRHAADLPAEEWAQLRKQGAAHGLSPTGLLLAAFGLVLQRWGARESFCLNTTLFDRDDLARGDDTPGLDGIVGDFTSTVLVEIPVADPGRWYGFAGYAAAVNRQFWADLDHRAVSGMEALRAAIESGERPRVTDEATGLPIPTHTVVFTSGVGLAGTGEPPAAWLGTEVFGVSQTPQVMLDHIVWDEDGRLRIAWDAVDGALPAGFVDGMLAAHVRLLRRLAGEPELWTDPALGWDPSFLADEDVAGGAFGGAGPLLDDPLRAAAVRAPAAPALLTLTREVTAGDLAERARRTGRALAALGIGPGDLVAVVADKGLAQVTALLGVLACGAGYVPVEPSWPAGRVASLREQASIRTALLAPEADGTAWPEHVRVHRLDADGVLGLSASGEPRRPAPESEEARRPAADSEEPRRPAPDDLAYAIFTSGSTGRPKGVAIEHRAARTTLDDLDARFPLGPDDRVLALSAYSFDLSVYDIFSVLGSGGAVVLPEAHRQRDPGHWLELMARHRVTVWNTAPALLEMLVEYAELEPEVVREALSTLRLVFMSADWIPVTLPDRLRALAPDAEVVSLGGATEASIWSICHPIGAVDPSWPSIPYGRALGGQSFHILDQHGRPCPVGEPGELHIGGDGLARGYVGDPGQTAERFITHPILRRRLYRTGDLGRWRYDGTIEFLGRLDRQVKIRGHRIELGEIEATLDRHPAVRQAVARAVPGPDDRPRLVCHVVPADPAMPPSDDELAEALRASLPGFMVPNRFLITDALPITDNGKVDYKALANPYRSSGSPDKDETVVPGDGTQTQASPGAAPPAQEPPVSVAHAQASLATVPPAQAISATLARGLRLTLTVSPDGVMELVVEGGADGPPPTRDLATTPQPATPQPTSPQAATPSVGPQPASHREPPPAAPATSQAGPDPQVERAVARVFSELLKTPVDVSTPFFRLGASSLTMVLAHRALRAELDEGLTVVDMFARPTVRELATYITARRQASGNATPPLREGPPPAPDPASAPPAQPTQSASAQPARPTQQAADRQASDQPASDQPASDQPASDQPASDQPASDQAAARRAARARAAELAG